From a region of the Lactuca sativa cultivar Salinas chromosome 4, Lsat_Salinas_v11, whole genome shotgun sequence genome:
- the LOC111878581 gene encoding TMV resistance protein N-like encodes MASSSTSFNQKSFKYHVFLSFRGEDTRKTFVDHLYTSLKQKGIHTFRDNEELEKGKRIDKLFKAIEKSKFFIIVFSKNYASSSWYLEELAKIIKCQDENDQTAYPLVYDVEPSDIRKLSGPVGRAITKHKTNEQIKKWVKALESAGNLVGWDLKNIANGHEVEAIKRIVKEISLKLRSIHLSNDENVIGMDRGMQDMESALGIGLNDKARMIGIKGMGGIGETTLARAILDNVSVEHDSLCGKQQYFY; translated from the exons ATGGCGTCTTCTTCAACTTCATTTAATCAAAAGAGCTTTAAGTATCATGTGTTCTTGAGCTTTAGAGGAGAAGACACACGTAAGACCTTCGTTGATCATCTTTACACTTCTCTTAAGCAAAAAGGTATTCACACCTTCAGGGATAACGAGGAACTCGAGAAAGGAAAACGGATCGATAAGCTCTTCAAAGCCATTGAAAAGTCAAAGTTCTTTATCATTGTTTTCTCCAAAAACTATGCATCTTCTTCTTGGTACCTGGAGGAACTTGCGAAGATTATAAAGTGTCAAGATGAGAATGATCAGACTGCTTACCCACTCGTTTATGATGTGGAGCCCAGCGACATCCGCAAACTAAGTGGGCCAGTTGGAAGAGCAATCACCAAACATAAGACTAACGAACAGATTAAGAAATGGGTAAAGGCTCTGGAAAGTGCAGGCAATCTGGTTGGGTGGGATCTGAAAAACATTGCTAATGG GCATGAAGTTGAAGCCATCAAAAGAATTGTTAAAGAAATTTCACTCAAGTTAAGGTCAATTCATTTGAGCAATGATGAAAATGTAATAGGCATGGACCGCGGGATGCAAGATATGGAATCGGCTTTGGGGATCGGTTTGAATGATAAAGCGCGCATGATAGGGATCAAGGGGATGGGAGGCATTGGGGAGACAACTTTAGCCAGAGCTATTTTAGATAATGTATCTGTTGAACACGACTCTTTATGTGGGAAACAACAATACTTTTATTAA